CAAGGCCCGCATCCTCGCCGTGGATGACGAGGGCGTGGTGCTGGATTCCTTCCGCCGCATCCTGGTGCTGGAAGGCTTCAGTGTGGATACGGTCGAGCATGGGCCAGAAGCCTTGGGCCTGGTGCAGCGCAACGACTATGACTTCGTCTTCACCGACCTCAAGATGCCGGACATGGATGGCGTGGAAGTGGTGAAGGCTGTCAAGCACCTGCGGCCCGATGTGGATGTGGTCGTCATCACCGGCTACGGCAGCATCGAAACCGCCGTCCAGACGCTGCAACACGGCGCCTGTGAGTACGTGCAGAAGCCCTTTACCGCCGATGAACTGGGTGAGTTCGCCCGGAAGCTGCTCATCAAACGCCAGGCCCGCATCGAGGCCGCCAGCCTGCCCAATGTCCGTGTGGTGACCCCTGAGATGGCCGAAGTGGTGCCTGCTTCCGAGTTCTGTGTGCCCGGCGGCGCCTTCCTTTCTCCAGGCCATGCCTGGGTCACCATTGAACCTGAAGGCCAGGTGCGCGTCGGCATCGATGACTTCATCCGCAAGGCTTTGGGCGGGGTGAAGGAAGTCATCCTGCCAGAGCGCGGCAAGGTGGTGAAGCAGGGTGAGACGCTCTTCACCCTCAAGAGCGCGGCGGGGACCGTCCATGTGGCGGCGCCGGTTTCAGGCCGTGTGGAGCACGACAACGCGGGCCTGAAGTCTGATCCCGGCATGCTGACCCATAGCCCCTATGATCGCGGCTGGGTCTGCCTGCTGACGCCCACTGACCTGGCGAACGAGCTGACCAGCCTGAAGATCGGCAAGCCGGTCATCGAGTGGTACCAGGAAGAGATCACACGCCTGCGAGCGAACAAGAACCCCGAAGGAACGG
This sequence is a window from Geothrix sp. PMB-07. Protein-coding genes within it:
- a CDS encoding response regulator, which produces MTAVLILFMFAAFVGIDYLVRTNLRRVQEKKARQAREAVLNTSIRLDFTHEAKSLKRVEVPNPKARILAVDDEGVVLDSFRRILVLEGFSVDTVEHGPEALGLVQRNDYDFVFTDLKMPDMDGVEVVKAVKHLRPDVDVVVITGYGSIETAVQTLQHGACEYVQKPFTADELGEFARKLLIKRQARIEAASLPNVRVVTPEMAEVVPASEFCVPGGAFLSPGHAWVTIEPEGQVRVGIDDFIRKALGGVKEVILPERGKVVKQGETLFTLKSAAGTVHVAAPVSGRVEHDNAGLKSDPGMLTHSPYDRGWVCLLTPTDLANELTSLKIGKPVIEWYQEEITRLRANKNPEGTATLDWAAFEQQFLGANASV